The region TTTGACTCAGCTGTCAAATTTTGCCTCACTTGCTATAACCTCCATGTGTTATGTAAACAAATGTTAGAataatccatttttgtttttatttctgaattatgTTGAGTAAGGCAGCCCAGGTTCCATGAAACCAACAGTATGATATATATGtgctaacttgaatttaaataaaatcttgaaagaaaaaaccCCACAGCTCTCTGAGTTTGATATGCACTTTAGTGATccgatttttatatttgtatatagagTGATTATATCAATAGTCTGGTTATTTACTCCTTTAATGTATTCTAGCTGTAGTTGAATTAATGAGTAAAGCTGCTGATTATTTAGAtgaactttggtttctttttagcTAAGCTTCTGATGGAATAATGTGTTATAAGGCATTAACCCATTTCTCCTTACTGCAGCGCtcctatgaaaaaaatataaagatattacaAAGTATGTCTTTGTGTTTAGAAGACCCATTTGAGGACTTCTTTGGGAGCCGAAGAGGCCCCCGTGGGAGCAGGAACCGAGGCACGGGGTCGTTCTTCTCCGCCTTCAGTGGATTTCCGTCTTTTGGAGGagggttttcttcttttgatacAGGTATTAAATCCTTAGATTTAGTGTCCAATATCTGAACAGACATTAATACTGATAAATTTTCAGAGCAGTTTGAGTCTATTCCTTTGTAGAATAGTCATGGTGTAGTTTTATGTGTATATAGTCTGTGCTTTGTTAACCtacatccccccccccctgccATGTTCCCAGGAATGTTTTACCTGAAAATCCACTTCTAAGGTCAACATTTAATGAAACTTCTGTTTAAAAGGAATTGATTTGGGGTAAATAACTGAAAAAACCCACTTGTTCTCTCTGAATTCCTTTTTTGTCTAACCTTGGCAGCTATCAAAACAGTGGTATTCTAAGAGAGTCCAGGGTGATGTGATCAGAAGGTAGGTCTATAACACAGCCCTTCTGGCCACTCCCCCACCACCCAGTCTGTGGGTGTCTGTGGCCACGTGGAGTCCACTGGTGGGGGATTTacaatcgtgtgtgtgtgtgtgtgtgtgtgtgtgtgtgtgagagagagagagagagagagattgcccTGCCCACACACAGTGGCCAgtggtctttttaaaaacagctcaCCTGGGTACCTGGCTGtcttagtagagcatgtgacttgggGTTTTGATTGTGAGCTCTACGtttggtatagagattacttaagaaaaataaaatctttaaaaagaaaaggcagcttATCAGAGCAACATACATGGGGCAtggtataattaatatattttacctGAAGattaaggatcttttctttgcattttgtaTAGTTCCTCTCAAGAGGAGCTCTTGTTTTTTCTGAtgctctgatttttaatttcaagtgCTACATGGTAGGAATTGGCAGTGCTTCTTAAGGAAGGCTGCCCTGCAACACAAAGTTCACAGTTTTCTTCCCCTTCAAGTGCTGTGTTAGCACCATGGATGTAAATGGTTGGTTTGATTGGACTTGGGTAGGGAGGGCTACTGTAGGTGGCCTCTACAGCAGACCCTTTTGTTAGGGAACATCTGTGGTATGCTGAAGGTGGACTTGGCTCAGGCTTAAGGGGGAGTCAAAGAAAGCtgatttaaaataacaacatAGTACGTGATTTAAGAAATGTGTGGCTGATGGGTCATGAGGTATGTGTGGGTGCAGACCTTCCAGCCTTGTTGAGGGagtatggggattttttttttttatagattttatttatttatttattcatgagagacacagagagagagagacagaaacacagcagagggagaagcaggctccactcagccTGAcggaggactcaatcccgggtcccaaggatcacaccccaggctgcaggtggcgctaaatcgttgtgccaccggggctgccccggggATTTGTTCTTaggtaaatattttcaaagtggGACAAGTAGTAAGCTCTTGAAATAAGTAAAACAGTCTCAGTATGTTGGTTAGCTTTAGTGTAACTTGTGGAAATCAGGGATTTTTTTAGCATCGTAGTGTGATTGCCATAAATGAGAATGTTGTCCACAAATGAATTATGTAGTTCTGTACTTTTTCAGTAATGGTTGGCaatattctttctaaaattaCTTGAGGTTTTTAATAATTCAGAGTTTGACCCCTTACATGGTCCCATTGCAAGAAGAAGGTAAGCAGGTTGGGTTGGCATTCTGTGCTGGCGAAGCTGCTCTGTCCTGCAACATAACACATATTGCCATCCTACTCTGTGGTGCGTAGTGCCGAGTTGGTCGCCTGTAACTAGGGTGAGATGCCAGTGGGCTCAGGACAGTGCTGGCTaagggagacaggagaggaaaTAGAACCCAGGAatgcctggggggtggggggttatcCTGTTATCCAACATCCAGAGgagcacctgccctcctccctcctcctcatggTTCTGTGGCCGCACTGCTTCGGCTCAGCTCTCCTTGGTTTGCCCTGTGGTTTTCCTGTTACTCATACTTGCGTTATATTAGTAATGGACATATTGGTCTCTAATCTTCCTGTCTTCCCACAGGATTTACTTCCTTCGCATCACCAGGTCACGGGGGCCTCACTTCATTCTCTTCCACGACATTTGGTGGTAGTGGGATGGGCAACTTCAAATCTATATCCACTTCTACTAAAATGGTTAATGGCAGAAAAATCACTACAAAGAGGTACAGTGGTTATCTAGATacactttttaaataagtagGTAGAATGTTTCATGGTGCCATGTTTCCTTTGCCAACCCCTCCCGCCCCCGAGTGCGAAGTACAGGTTGTATGTTAAATCTGGCACCGGTGGgatcttttattttcaatgtcTGAATTAGAGCTTTCCCTTTTAAACTGTTGCTTAATGTTACATATGAGAAGTAATCTTTATTTAGAGCCACATTTAAAATATGCAGTAACAGTAATACCTAGTAATTTTGGTTTAGCACTACTAGAATGAtaaaatcaaaaaccagtaaacATTTACTGTTTTCATTATTGGTACATGTGCACGTATGTAGTGTTCAGTTGTGTAGTATCTGAGACAGAGCTTTTATCTGttagaataaatgtattttaagaaagaagtctTATCAGTAGGTTGCTTTTAGCTGTGTATTTTAACCCTCAAAATTTGTGATTTGATCTACGTCAGTGGgaattatgcttttttaaaacagtttgtgTGTACTGACTTTAAAAACAGTTTGAAATGCAATTTATCTTTCAGAATTGTGGAGAATGGTGAAGAAAGAGTAGAAGTTGAAGAGAACGGCCAGTTAAAGTCCTTAACGATAAATGGTAAGGAGCAGCTGCTACGCTTGGATAGCAAGTAACAACGCACGCGTGTAGCAGAAATGTTAGCTGTAACGGGCACCATTGAGGACTGACAGGAAcgcttttttttgaagatttcaaacGAACTCAACTTTCAGTATAACTGTACCTAATCTAAAGTATTTATACACAGCTCATCGGAGCCCTATTTGTCATAGACTTTTGAGTTTATTGTTGGGACCACATAATAGGACCAttgtttggggggtttttttgttttgttttgtttttgtttttgtttttgtttttttttgtctttaaaaattgttgtAAATCTCTGTAtgcactttgcttttttattaaacataatcCAAGGTGGCCGTGACTCTTTCGTACACTAACACCAGCACGGACCTGCTTTTCCATTGTGTTTGAAACGTGAGCCAAGTAGAGTCAGCCTGCTGTGAAATTAACATTGCCAGGATGAATCttccacaaaaataatttcaaattttttcagtatttagtAGTGAGAGATATTAATGCATTAATGGTAATACATTTCTCGTTTAATATAAATTGAGGATGTTTTTCTAGTCGTGCATGAACGCTGGCAACTTAGTAAGATTTGACAATTGTTTAAATATGTAATGTTAAgcttaggtttaaaaaaaagtaaagctggtAAACTGGGTCTTTgtcatttgcttaaaaaaaaaataaatgcgaATGTGTTTGGTGCATTCTTTTCTGAGTGGGGCCTGTAGCCTTCTTGTGTCTGTGTATGATTTTGTTCCTGGGCTTCCAGTGTCActtcattattgttatttctgTTCCTCGAGGTGGATGCCAAAACAAAGttacatgtatttcttttcctcCGTATATTTGGAGGGTTTAtgaagatttttctatttatgttatATAATGATGAGCAATTTATTGAAGCTTCTCCTATGGTAACATTTTTatggggaaggaagaaatagcTATATAACTTTTTCATTCCTTCCAAGTAGTTTCTAGTTTTTTGGGGTAAGTTTGATGCTggctcatttaaaaatgtgatacatGTGGCAAAGTAATGGGGTGACATAGATGTGAACAAAAATAAAGgtcttctttgtttttcaacGTGTAAAATCTGTCATAGCCAACCATTGACAACTAGAATTCCAGCCAGAGGAATGTTAAACTGGACTTGAGTAGCTTTGTTTTGGGTAAAGCAGTATGGTCCTGCCAGAAGGACAGGAGCAAGGGTAGTTCCTTCACGACAGACACATTTCTCTCTGCGGGCCCATTCGGAAGGCATATGGAAATTGCCCAACTACCATACAGTCTTTACAGaatcaaatgtatttttgttgacaacaaataatattttagaagattcatagaaatttattctaaagAAAGCACTACAGAATTAAGTATAAGTTCTCAAAGACAGTTGTACTAAGGGAAGCCATGAAAGGTAGAGTGTGCTGTCCTAGCTCTCCGCCTCTAGATAAGAGAGGCATGGAGGTATGTCACACAGAAAGGGCCCCTGTAAAATGGAAGTTTACAAACTGAAATTCTGATATTTGAAAGCTTATTTCTGTTTATGCTGTTAGAATAGATGGTCTCTCTGTCATTGAGAAACTGCAGTAAGTATTTGGAACTAAACATGTGGAATTTTATAGTTGTCATTAAAGGGTTGTGGGGTGGAGCAGGTTGATGGTCCTGTAGGGACACCAGGTGCTTGATGAGAAGTCTTGTCCAATCCTCCAGTAGAGCTTCCTGGGAGGCATTGCACTGGGACTGTGGTTTGCCATTGTCAgcctcttggggggggggggggtactggaGACTGTTGGGTGCGCTTCTTCCCTCACTATGAATGGTACAGACACGAGGTTCCTGGCTTCCAAAGGGGCTTTCTGCTGAAATTTCTTTGTGGGGAGCATCCCAGTCAAATGTTCATTGGCATTTGAGAACATGACCTTTGTTTTGCACTTGTGTTGTTGCTGGGAGtgctcattttataaatttgtggATAGGGTGAAGAACTTGGCTGTTGCTGAGGTATTTAAGGTAGTCACTGACCCCTGAGCCTGGAGCCACGAGGCATCTTCCCGGCATCAATCAGCAACATCACTCACATGAGGAATGATGCTCAAGAAGAGCTTGTGATGCACATTTTGCTGGTTTGGTCACATGC is a window of Vulpes vulpes isolate BD-2025 chromosome 7, VulVul3, whole genome shotgun sequence DNA encoding:
- the DNAJB6 gene encoding dnaJ homolog subfamily B member 6 isoform X2 translates to MVDYYEVLGVQRHASAEDIKKAYRKLALKWHPDKNPENKEEAERKFKQVAEAYEVLSDAKKRDIYDRYGKEGLNGGGGGGIHFDTPFEFGFTFRNPDDVFREFFGGRDPFSFDFFEDPFEDFFGSRRGPRGSRNRGTGSFFSAFSGFPSFGGGFSSFDTGFTSFASPGHGGLTSFSSTTFGGSGMGNFKSISTSTKMVNGRKITTKRIVENGEERVEVEENGQLKSLTINGKEQLLRLDSK